GCATTTAAAACATCGTCTTCAATGTTGAGGGTGGTACGCATGATGACTCCTTTAAAAATGTTATGATCGTTAGTTGATGTACTGATGTTAGGTCATCAAGTATGCATTGTCAAAGATAGACCAAACAAAAGGCCTCTCATAAGTTTATGTTTTATCCCAAGCCTGTGAAAATTTATCTTGACTATCAAATAATTTGAATGCAAAAAAGTTTGCAGTCTAAACTATATTTTGGAGGTAGTCATGATCGGCAGGTTTTCCAGTCTGGGGGTGTATCAGGATCTGTTCACCGTTAGAAAATTTTATACAACAATGGCTGGAGGTGCTGCAGCCCTGGCAGGATTTATCCTTCAGTCTAAGGGGATCGGCCCGGAAGCCCTGGCAATTGCTTTAATTTTATCGTCCATTGGTGTTAATGGAATGCCCATAATCATCGGGGCCATGCAGGGGCTCTGGAACAAAAAGGTAAACGTGGACGAACTGGTCAGTCTGGCTATTGTTGCCTGCCTGATCCAGGGGGAGCTTTTAACTGCAGCGGTTGTGGCCTTTATCATGACCCTGGGGGCATTGGTGGAAGAAGTAACCAGCGACTCTGCCAGGAAATCCATTCGCAGGCTGAGCGAGGTTACACCCGAAGAAACCACACTGCTCAAGGGCAATGAGGAACAAAAAGTGTCCATTTCAATGGTAAAACCAGGTGATATGCTGCTGGTCAAGCCTGGTGAGAGAATTCCGGTGGATGCCAGGATAATCCAGGGTCGAACCATGATTGATGAGTCAGCCATAACTGGAGAGTCGGTTCCGGTCCTGAGAAAGGAGGATGATGAAGTTCTGGCTGGAACCCTGAATCATAATGGAGTGGTGACCATTGAGGCCCTGAAAGTGGGCCGGGAAACCATGGTGGGCAAAATCATCAGGCTGGTGGAAAACGCAGAAGCCTATAAACCAGGTGCAACCAGGTTTATTGACCGTTATGCTGCCTGGTTTACTCCGCTGATCATGTTTATAGCCGGTTTGACCTGGTATTTGTCTGGAGATTTGAGCCGGGCAGTGGCTGTACTCATTGCCGGTTGTCCCTGCGCCCTGATTATGGCCGCTCCTGTGGCCACTGTGGCTACAGTGGGTCGACTGGCAGGATCGGGTGTTCTGGTCAAGGCAGGGATATATCTTGAGCAGCTGGCTGATTCTGATGTGATTTTGTTTGATAAGACCGGCACATTAACCAGGGGTGAGCCAAGAATCAGCGATATGCTTATGGATGAAAAGTATTCCCGGGAGGAAGTCCTGGGGCTGGCCGCCTGTGTTGAAAAGGACTGCACCCATCCCTTAGCCCTGGCAGTCATCAAGGCTGCCCACTATGCCAAAGTTGGGGTACACAAGGCAAAGGAAGTTCTGTCTGAGATTGGTCTTGGAATGCGGGCGGTTCTTCTGGACAACACAGTGGTTGAAGTGGGAAGCCCGTACCTGAACGGAGGTACAGGGGCACTGCCCCTTGATTTTCAGGATAAGGTGGGGACAATCAGGCAGTCCGGGGCAACGCCTCTTATTGTTTATCTGAATAAAAAGGCTGTAGGAGTTATTGGTGTTCGGGATGAACTGCGAAAAGGGGTGGGTCAGGTTGTCAGTGAGCTCAAAAGCCTTGGTTTTAAAAAAGTAGGCATCCTGTCCGGTGATCATGAAAAATCAGTAGCTGCCATTGCCGGGGATTCGGGCATAAGTGATTACTGGTGGGAACTTAAGCCGGATCGTAAGTTAAATGTTTTGCAGGGTTTTCAGGAACAGGGGCACAAGGTAGTTTTTGCCGGGGATGGAATAAATGACGCTCCAGCCCTGGCCCGGGCGGATGTGGGCATTGCCATGGGCGCCAAAGGAACAGATGTAGCCCTTGAAACTGCTGATATCGCCCTGGTTCGCGATGATTTATCCACTTTGCCGTTTATTGTATCCATGGGCCGCAGGATGGTCAGGCTCATAAAGTTTAATGTGTTTCTCGGGGTGGGTTTCAATGTTCTGGCGGTGTGGGGCGGTGCAAGCGGTTTTCTGAGTCCTATTCAGGCAGCGATTTTTCATAATATCGGCTCGGTTATTGTGGTTTTGTCCTCAGCCAGCCTGGCCTTTGCCAAAAACAAGTGGAGCAGTGATGAATCAAATTGAAGAGCTCAGTAAATTACTGGTGGAATTTTATGAAAAGTTTTCATCCTGGGAACACGGGGTGGTCCGGGGAGAAACTCTGACCCTGTCCCAGATGCACACTGTGGAGATATTAAGCTCTCAGGGTGCTTTGAAAATGAAGGAACTGGCTGAAAAGATGGGTATTACCACGGGCACGCTGACAGTGCTGGTGGACCGCCTGGAAGATGCAGGAATGGTGGAAAGAAAGCCCCATGAAACAGACAGGCGCTCCATCCGGGTTTTGCTTACGGAGAAAGGCCTTGCCCATGCCAAAGAACATCACAAGCTGCACAACCGCCTGACCCAGGAGCTGATATCAGATATGAGCCCGGAGGAAATGGAGGGCCTGACCCGATGTCTCAGGAAAATGCTGGCTAATTTTTAACAATTTCGCCCGGTACGTTTCACAGGGGTTGTTATCTGAATTTCACAGCATCGTGCCGCAGTCTGTCATAATGTTCATTCCTGTCTGGCGAGCATTACGCGTTTCTGAATCGTCAATTGGGGACAGTCCCGAAGCCAGGGACAGTCCCCCTCCGGGCTGTAAGCCTCCGGGCAGGAAGCCGTGCCAAGCCGTCACAATCGGGTTTTAGCCCCAAGATAGCTATGACATACAACTCAAATTTTCAGTTTTCAGAAACGCGTAGTGCACACCATGTCAGGCAGTCTGTAGCTGGTGCTCCTTCCACGGCCGGGATTCTGAATGAATATTTCTCTCTCTTTCAAATCCTGAATATCCCTCAGTGCTGTGTCTTTGGAGCACTTGGCCAGCCTGGCGTACTTGGAGGTATTCATATGTCCCTTAAAATCATCTTCAAGCATTTTATTGATGATCAGGCGCTGGCGCTCATTTACCGGTCTTTGATTAATGGTATCCCATAGTTGTGCTTTGAAAAGAACATTGCCAATTGTGGTCTCAGAGCTGGAAACAGCCCGTCCTAAGCAATCCAGAAACCATTTAAGCCACTTTGTAATGTCTAATGTGCTGCGCTGCTGTTTTTCAAGTTGATCGTAGTAATCCTTGCGTTCAGCCTCAATTTGAGAGGACAGGCTGTAGAAGCGATCCTCAGTGGCATCGGCGCGAGCCAGTGCCATGTCACCAATAGCTCTTGCAATTCGCCCATTCCCATCTTCAAAAGGGTGGATAGTAACAAACCATAGATGGGCAATGCCTGCTTTGAGAACAGGGTCGATCTCATGGTCGTTATCAAACCATGCCAAAAAAGCCTGCATTTCTTCTTCCAGCCGGCCGGCTTCAGGGGCTTGGAAATGAACCTTTTGTTTACCTATGGGGCCGGAAACAACCCGCATTGGTTCCGAATCTGGTGTGCGCCAATCGCCGACAGTAATCCGGTGCATACCGCTGCGCCCTGTGGGGAACAGAGCAGCATGCCAACCAAAGAGACGATCTCTGCTCAGAGGCCTTGCAAACTGCTGCGTAGCATCTAAAATGACTTCAACGATACCTTCCACGTCACGGCTGGCAGGAATCAGCCCGGCAATATCTATTCCCAGCCTTCTGGCAATAGATGAACGGACTTCCTCGGAATTGAGATTTTCACCTTCAATAGCAGATGTTTTAACTACATCTTTGGTGAGGGTGCTGAGACTGGCTTCACGCTTTAGTTCAAATCCAAGGCTTTCCATACGTCCCAGCAGGCGTCCTTGACCATGGCGTACATCAGCCAGCTTGAAGGTTAAAGCTTTGGCATCCCAGGTAAAATCCGGCCAGTTCTGATGTTCATGAATCCACATAATAATCACCGCATAATTTAAGGCGATTGTGGGATGTAATCACCGCAAAGTCAAGATAATTTACTGCAAAGCATTCGGCGCTCGTAATGACAACTAAGCTGTCACAGACGAAGTTGCGCAAAACCTGTCATTGCGAGGGAGCCTAAGCGACCGAAGCAATCTGTATGGCAAGACTGTAATATTCTTAATTTATTGCTTATATGCTTCAAATTACTCGTAAGCTTCCCACCGGGGCCCGGGACCGAACATGCGAGTAACTGAAAATGAGTATCCTTTATGGACATTGGGACAGTCCCCGCGAGGGAACGTTAAAAAGTTTGATACTGCATTGGTTTCCGGCAACAATCGGTTTTAATGAAAAAATTTACTTAGCGAGGGACAGTCCCTGAGCCGTGCGCAAAGTTCCCATCTTTGACGGAACTTTTCTGGTAATTGTAAGTGAATCTTAAGGAAAAATTATAAAAACTGAAAATAGTAACTGCTTGAAATAATTGACAAAAATGTAGTTACTTGCAAGCGAAAATCAAAATCTTTACTTATATGCCCATTTTGCTGAACCTCCTAAACCTTTGAAGGAAACAAGTATTATGGTGAGCAGCTGCATTGTTTTCATTGACCTGGCTACGGGCCAGTGTTACTTTAATGAAAACCTTCGCATATAAAAGGCAGGAATTCATGAAAGATTTGTCAGTATGCAGTCAGATTTCCGGATATTGGAATTGGAGGGCGGTTAGTTTTGATGCTACTTCCTGCAGGCAGGAGCCATGGGTTGAAGTTTATTCCAAGGCCCTTAACCTGAGGCCTGGATCAAGGGTTCTTGACCTGGGCACTGGAACGGGTTTTCTGGCTCTGGGGCTGGCAGCCAGGGGTTATGAGGTGACAGGTGTTGATATATCAGAAAAAATGCTGGAAATAGCTGATGAAAAGGCCAGAAGCATGAAACTGAAAGTAGATTTTCTTCAGATGCCTGCTGATAAACCTGATTTTGCTCCGGGCTTTTTTGATGCTGTTGTCACCAGAAATCTTATCTGGACCCTTAAAGACCCGTGGCAGGCAGTGCGGAACTGGTCTTTGGTTATGAGGAAAAATGGAAAACTGATCATTTCAGATGGAATATGGCGCCCGGTAACAGGGATTCAGAAGATCTGCAGCTTTTTTCTGGACAGCCTCCATGGGTTAAAGCGCAACAGGCAGAACCATCCTGAAAAATTTAAAGATATGTATAAACCCATTGATCCTGAGCTTCCCTTTGGCATGGGCCTGTACGACTGGCAGGCTGAGAAGCTTCTCCAGGACTGCGGTTTTGACTCCATAGCAGGACACGAACATGAGTTTGATAAAAATCCCTACACTGAAAAGGGCAGATACTTTCCCGGATATGGCCGTTTTTTTATCCTGTCGGCCATGCGCGGCTGAGAACTCCATCCTCTAAGCGAACCACTTCATGGCATAGTGCTTTTAAAAGCTCAAAATCATGGCTGATGAATAACAGCCCCATTCTTTTTTCCAGAGCCTGAGACTGTATCAGTCTGGCTACCTGAGCCTGGACCAGCGGGTCCAGGCGTGAGGTTGGTTCATCCGCCACCAGAAACAGGGGGTCTGCAAGAAGACACCTGATAAGAGCCAGACGCTGAATTTCACCTCCCGAGACCTTTCCTGGGGTACGTTTAAGAATATCCGGCTCAAGCTTCATCTGATTCATCAAACCGTTAATTTGTTTCCAGGCCATGCCTTGTTTATTTTTGTCCGGAAATAAAAAGCGAATGTAGTCCTGAAAAGATCTGGATAAGGTTTGAAAGGGAGCAAAACTTAAGACCGGATCCTGGAAGATTTTTTGAAACTTGGGTCGAAGGGTGTGTCTGATGTCAGAGGAAATGGTTTCAAGGCTATGTCCTTTCCATAAAACCCGGCCTGAATCAGGTTTGGTTAATCCCAGGGCAATATTGCCCAGTGTTGTTTTACCTGAGCCAGAAGGCCCAAAAAGACCGACAGTCCTTCCTGGCCATATAACAAGACTTAAAGGACCAAGCACCTTGGTCCATTGTTTTTTAAGCAAGCCTCTGGAAAAAGATTTGTGTACCATTTCCAATTCAACAATGGCAGAAGGGGGTGAGAAAGTTTCACACATTGATTTCAGCAGGGATTTGCAGGCCGTTTTCCGGCAGTGCGTTAATCAGGTCTCTGGTATAAACATGATGCGGATTGTTAAGGATCTGTTCTGTGTGGCCCTGTTCTATGATTTTGCCTTTGAGCATTACGCCGGTCCTGCCTTCCAGCATTCCAGCGACTGAAAAGTCATGGGTTATACATAAGAGGGACTTACCTTTTTTAACAAGCCCTTTGAGCAGATCCACAGCCTGTTTTTTGAGGTGTGCATCAAGGCCTTTTGTTGGTTCATCTACAATAATCAATGGAGCGGGCGAAGCCAGGGCCATGGCTATGGCACATCTCTGGTTCATGCCCCCTGAAAGCTGGTGCGGATAACTGTTTGCAGCGGATATGGACAGGCCCAGTTTGCCCAGAATGCCAGCAGCTATGGTTAGAGACTTTTGTTTTGGCACTCTTCTGGGCCATCTGAATATTTCAGCCACCTGGGACTTGACTTTCATGGTTGGGTTGAGTGCGATTCCAGGTTCCTGGGGTATCAGAAAAGTACTGGCCTGAATCCGGCCATTCCCAGGTTGATCCGTAACAAGTCCTCCTGCGGTTATCTGCCCACTGGCCCGGAGATCCTTAGAAAGCATTCCTGCCACGGCCCAGGCAAGCACAGATTTCCCGCTGCCTGTCTCACCCACCAGGTTGAAGACGCTGTTTTCCTTCAGAGAAAGACTAACATTATTGACCAGGAAGCTGTCCGGGTTGCCCCTGGCAGATACGCATAAATTTTCAATGTTCAACATGGTGTGTTTCATTATTTACTTACCGTTTCAATCCTGTAGAAAATAACAAGAAAATTTTTTGTAACTGTTCAGCGCAGTTTTTTCATTTAATAGAGCCTCTGTCCTGTTTGAGTTTTCGCATTGTTGCTTGTTTGACCGGCCTTGAGCCCGTTAGCCAAAAGCATGGCTAAAACACCTTCTCCCGGTTACTGGAAAACATAATGATTTTGGCTTACGGGCTCATGCCGGGAGTTTGCAACAAAAGAAAACCAAATTGGGCAGAGGCTGCCAAGATGGTGAACAGTTACAGTTTTTTTAACCTTGAAAGAGCAATAATGCCCAGGAACCTTATTCTTCAGCCTTCAGCCTTCAGCCTTCAGCCTTCAGCCTGAAAAGTACGATTATCATCCCAACTTAACGATTCTTGTTTAAATTGGGTTGTGGGCACAGCCCACATTAGCAGTCATGAATACTTGTGTTCCATTTTTCCTGCAAGTCTCAGACTGCCAAAAACAGTCATAAAGACAAGCAGTGAAGGAATAAGACTCAGGTGAGGAGCTGATCTCAGATATGGCAGACCATCAGATATCATGGCTCCCCACTCAGGCATGGGCGGTTTTACACCTATGCCCAGAAAACCAAGAGATGACAGAGCCAGCAGGGATTTGCCTATTCCCAGACAGGTTAGAGGCAGCAAAGGTCTGGCCACCAGAGGCAATACATACCGGTAAAGTATAAACCACAAGGGCAGACCAGTAATAACCGCAGCCTGGATATAAGGGGCTTTGGAGCAGGTCCTGGCTACAGATCTGGCCACCCGGCAATAGTCCGGCCAGGTAGTGATGATCAGTGTGAAGGCCAGAACCATAATTCCTCCCTGGGTAAGTCCAGTGATCATCAAAGCCAGTAATATTCCTGGAAAAGCCAGAGTGGTATCAACAAGGCGGCTGATACCTGCGTCAATCAATCCTTTTTTGTAACCTGCCACCATGCCCAGGGTAGCGCCCAGGAGTGCTGATCCCAGGGATATGAAAAGAGCTGCCCCGAGAGAAAGATACGCACCGTAGCTCAGCCTGGTTAGAAGGCAGCGGCCAAGGTGATCAGTACCGAGAAGGTGACCGGCTTGTGGACCAGCCAGTCTGTTCATCAGGTCCTGACTGAATGGATCCATACCCGGCAAAAATGAGAGCAGCCCAAGACCTGCCGGGACAGCTATTAGGCAGATGGACAAAATGGCAGATCCATTTTTTCTTGATATAGCAGGTAAATGGACCATATCAAGCTTCCAAGACCTGGTCTGCACTGGCAGGATTGAGCCACAGCAGTACCAGGTCCACCATGGTATTGATAATCACATAAATGGCTCCAATGAGCATTGCTGTACCCTGGATGACCGGGATGTCCCTGGCCATTATGGATTCCAGAAGCAGGTGCCCTATTCCGGGCCAGGCAAAGATGCTCTCAACAATGACCACGCCGTCCAGAAGAAAGGCAAACTGCAGGCCCAGAAAAGTAAGCACCGGAGCTGAAGCATTCTTCAGGCCATGCCTGATAAGTACCTGATGTCTGGGCAGGCCTTTGGTCCTGGCAAATGAATAATATCCAGCACTTCTGACAGTGCTCACAGACGCAGCTATGATGCGGTTGCTCATGGCGAAAAGTCCCAGACCCAGGGTCAGGGCCGGCAGAATAATGTGGGCAGGTCTGGAGAAGCCGGCCACTGGAAGGATGGACAGATATATCCCGAAAAAAAGAATGAGCAGTACAGCCAGAATATACGGAGGAACGGAAACCAGCACAGAAGAAATGAGCTGCAGGGCTTTGTTGAATCCAGATTCAGGTCTGGTTCCCCCGATTATGCCCAGAGGAATGGCCAATGCCAGAGAAATGGCCATGGCCATCAGAGCCAGCTGAAGAGTATAGGAAAAGTGGTAGGCCAGGGTTGCCCCCACCTTTTGTCCGGTCACAAGGGAGTTGCCAAGGTCCAGGGTAATTGTTCTTCCGAACCATTGAGCAAACTGGTACAGCCCTGAACGGTCTAAGCCTTCCTGTTCCCTTATGCTTTGAACCAGTTCCGGAGTGACCCTGTCCAGGTCATATCTGGCAATGGCTATCTGGGTGGCTATGTCTCCCGGTCCGAACCAGGTCACCAGAAAAGTAAGGGTGGCCACTACCAGAGCAATGACCACCACCTGTGAAATTCGATGCAGAAATACAGAAATCACTGTTTAAAGTATACTCCCTCCGGGTAAGGCCTGAGTTCAAAGGGATCCTGATTGAATCCTCCAAGTCTCGAGGATACAGCCACATGATTGTCATACCAGGCAACCGGAATAACAGGCAGTTCAGTATTGATGATTTCAGAAATTTTCCAGCCAATAATTCTGCCCTTTTCAAAATCAAACTCATTCATGTACTCATCCAGAAGAGAGTAAAGTTCTTCAGATTCCCAGCCCATGGCTCCCCATGCCCCCCTGACGGCACTTGGCCCAAAATCAGCAAGGATAGTAGCTATGGCGTCAGGTATCTGTCCGAAATTTCTGGCCAGGAAGGCTGCTTCCAATGTTCCGTCGGAATGTCTCTGGGGGATGATGCCGGATTCAGTTACTACAATGCTCATTTCAATGCCCGCCTCCTTAAGCTGGGCCTGAATGGCCTGACCCACTAAGGGCAGACTGGGACGAGCTGAATAGGTTATCATTTCAAAGGAAAATCTTTGTCCATCCTTGATCAGAATTCCATCTCGCCCTTTTGTCCATCCAGCCTGCTCCAGCAGTTGAGCAGCTTTTTCCGGTCTGTATTGAAAGTGTTCAGGGGTTGCAAGATTATGATTATGCCACGCTGAGACAACCGGTAAAAGTTGGGTTGCGGCTGTGGCAGGGTTTTTCAGCAGGGCTGAGGCTATGGCCTCTCGATTGATGGACATGGATACTGCCCTGCGAATATCTGGATCACTGAACACAGGCAGTGAACTGTTGAGTTTGATCAGTCGCACCCGGGGAAGAGCTGCACTGTGAATCTCTACTTCAGGATGTCTGTCCAATCTGGCGGATGCTTCCGGTGCAATGGTCAGAGAAATGTGGGCCTCACCGGATTCAGCCATTAATGCTCTGGTTTCTCCATTGGAAATGGCCTGATACCGGGCGCCTGCAATCCTGGCCTTATCCCCCCAGTAATCAGGAAAAGCCTTGAATTCAAAATCGGTAAGCCCTTTATGAGAAACGAATTCATACATTCCGGTTCCAATAACATAATTAAACTCATTCTCATACATGGCAGGTGCGCCAATGGCTCCGGAATAATGGGCAAGAAACGACGGCAAGGCAGAAAATGGAGTGCTGGTTTTTACATGAAGAACCAGTTCATCAACCGCTTCAATCTTTTCAATGTCAACGCCCTGGAACGCTCCCTTATCCAGAGCGTGATTCAGGGCTATGGATGCTGCCTGGGCATTAAGGGGAGTGCCGTCATGGAACAGAACATCGGGTCTGAGATGAAAGGACCAGGTCAATCCGTCATCAGATGTTTCCCAGGCTGTGGCCAGTCTTGGAGCAATTCCTCCCTGGCGATCAGACGTGACCAGAGTTTCCAGACAACCCATGCGGGTGAATACAAATCCTGAATTAGAAGGATCTAAGGAATTGGCTTTCCAGGGAGATACCACAATTAAAGGCTCACCAGCCAGGGCAGGATTCAGGGGAAAAAGGCAAAGCCCAAAAAAGACAATGATCAGGATTAGTTTTGTTAAGAATTTTCTGCTGTCCATAATCTTTACTCCTGTGGTA
The Desulfonatronovibrio magnus genome window above contains:
- a CDS encoding ATP-binding cassette domain-containing protein, with translation MCETFSPPSAIVELEMVHKSFSRGLLKKQWTKVLGPLSLVIWPGRTVGLFGPSGSGKTTLGNIALGLTKPDSGRVLWKGHSLETISSDIRHTLRPKFQKIFQDPVLSFAPFQTLSRSFQDYIRFLFPDKNKQGMAWKQINGLMNQMKLEPDILKRTPGKVSGGEIQRLALIRCLLADPLFLVADEPTSRLDPLVQAQVARLIQSQALEKRMGLLFISHDFELLKALCHEVVRLEDGVLSRAWPTG
- a CDS encoding MarR family winged helix-turn-helix transcriptional regulator; protein product: MNQIEELSKLLVEFYEKFSSWEHGVVRGETLTLSQMHTVEILSSQGALKMKELAEKMGITTGTLTVLVDRLEDAGMVERKPHETDRRSIRVLLTEKGLAHAKEHHKLHNRLTQELISDMSPEEMEGLTRCLRKMLANF
- a CDS encoding ATP-binding cassette domain-containing protein; amino-acid sequence: MLNIENLCVSARGNPDSFLVNNVSLSLKENSVFNLVGETGSGKSVLAWAVAGMLSKDLRASGQITAGGLVTDQPGNGRIQASTFLIPQEPGIALNPTMKVKSQVAEIFRWPRRVPKQKSLTIAAGILGKLGLSISAANSYPHQLSGGMNQRCAIAMALASPAPLIIVDEPTKGLDAHLKKQAVDLLKGLVKKGKSLLCITHDFSVAGMLEGRTGVMLKGKIIEQGHTEQILNNPHHVYTRDLINALPENGLQIPAEINV
- a CDS encoding ABC transporter substrate-binding protein, translated to MDSRKFLTKLILIIVFFGLCLFPLNPALAGEPLIVVSPWKANSLDPSNSGFVFTRMGCLETLVTSDRQGGIAPRLATAWETSDDGLTWSFHLRPDVLFHDGTPLNAQAASIALNHALDKGAFQGVDIEKIEAVDELVLHVKTSTPFSALPSFLAHYSGAIGAPAMYENEFNYVIGTGMYEFVSHKGLTDFEFKAFPDYWGDKARIAGARYQAISNGETRALMAESGEAHISLTIAPEASARLDRHPEVEIHSAALPRVRLIKLNSSLPVFSDPDIRRAVSMSINREAIASALLKNPATAATQLLPVVSAWHNHNLATPEHFQYRPEKAAQLLEQAGWTKGRDGILIKDGQRFSFEMITYSARPSLPLVGQAIQAQLKEAGIEMSIVVTESGIIPQRHSDGTLEAAFLARNFGQIPDAIATILADFGPSAVRGAWGAMGWESEELYSLLDEYMNEFDFEKGRIIGWKISEIINTELPVIPVAWYDNHVAVSSRLGGFNQDPFELRPYPEGVYFKQ
- a CDS encoding class I SAM-dependent methyltransferase encodes the protein MKDLSVCSQISGYWNWRAVSFDATSCRQEPWVEVYSKALNLRPGSRVLDLGTGTGFLALGLAARGYEVTGVDISEKMLEIADEKARSMKLKVDFLQMPADKPDFAPGFFDAVVTRNLIWTLKDPWQAVRNWSLVMRKNGKLIISDGIWRPVTGIQKICSFFLDSLHGLKRNRQNHPEKFKDMYKPIDPELPFGMGLYDWQAEKLLQDCGFDSIAGHEHEFDKNPYTEKGRYFPGYGRFFILSAMRG
- a CDS encoding heavy metal translocating P-type ATPase translates to MIGRFSSLGVYQDLFTVRKFYTTMAGGAAALAGFILQSKGIGPEALAIALILSSIGVNGMPIIIGAMQGLWNKKVNVDELVSLAIVACLIQGELLTAAVVAFIMTLGALVEEVTSDSARKSIRRLSEVTPEETTLLKGNEEQKVSISMVKPGDMLLVKPGERIPVDARIIQGRTMIDESAITGESVPVLRKEDDEVLAGTLNHNGVVTIEALKVGRETMVGKIIRLVENAEAYKPGATRFIDRYAAWFTPLIMFIAGLTWYLSGDLSRAVAVLIAGCPCALIMAAPVATVATVGRLAGSGVLVKAGIYLEQLADSDVILFDKTGTLTRGEPRISDMLMDEKYSREEVLGLAACVEKDCTHPLALAVIKAAHYAKVGVHKAKEVLSEIGLGMRAVLLDNTVVEVGSPYLNGGTGALPLDFQDKVGTIRQSGATPLIVYLNKKAVGVIGVRDELRKGVGQVVSELKSLGFKKVGILSGDHEKSVAAIAGDSGISDYWWELKPDRKLNVLQGFQEQGHKVVFAGDGINDAPALARADVGIAMGAKGTDVALETADIALVRDDLSTLPFIVSMGRRMVRLIKFNVFLGVGFNVLAVWGGASGFLSPIQAAIFHNIGSVIVVLSSASLAFAKNKWSSDESN
- a CDS encoding Fic family protein, producing MWIHEHQNWPDFTWDAKALTFKLADVRHGQGRLLGRMESLGFELKREASLSTLTKDVVKTSAIEGENLNSEEVRSSIARRLGIDIAGLIPASRDVEGIVEVILDATQQFARPLSRDRLFGWHAALFPTGRSGMHRITVGDWRTPDSEPMRVVSGPIGKQKVHFQAPEAGRLEEEMQAFLAWFDNDHEIDPVLKAGIAHLWFVTIHPFEDGNGRIARAIGDMALARADATEDRFYSLSSQIEAERKDYYDQLEKQQRSTLDITKWLKWFLDCLGRAVSSSETTIGNVLFKAQLWDTINQRPVNERQRLIINKMLEDDFKGHMNTSKYARLAKCSKDTALRDIQDLKEREIFIQNPGRGRSTSYRLPDMVCTTRF
- a CDS encoding ABC transporter permease, coding for MVHLPAISRKNGSAILSICLIAVPAGLGLLSFLPGMDPFSQDLMNRLAGPQAGHLLGTDHLGRCLLTRLSYGAYLSLGAALFISLGSALLGATLGMVAGYKKGLIDAGISRLVDTTLAFPGILLALMITGLTQGGIMVLAFTLIITTWPDYCRVARSVARTCSKAPYIQAAVITGLPLWFILYRYVLPLVARPLLPLTCLGIGKSLLALSSLGFLGIGVKPPMPEWGAMISDGLPYLRSAPHLSLIPSLLVFMTVFGSLRLAGKMEHKYS
- a CDS encoding ABC transporter permease; its protein translation is MISVFLHRISQVVVIALVVATLTFLVTWFGPGDIATQIAIARYDLDRVTPELVQSIREQEGLDRSGLYQFAQWFGRTITLDLGNSLVTGQKVGATLAYHFSYTLQLALMAMAISLALAIPLGIIGGTRPESGFNKALQLISSVLVSVPPYILAVLLILFFGIYLSILPVAGFSRPAHIILPALTLGLGLFAMSNRIIAASVSTVRSAGYYSFARTKGLPRHQVLIRHGLKNASAPVLTFLGLQFAFLLDGVVIVESIFAWPGIGHLLLESIMARDIPVIQGTAMLIGAIYVIINTMVDLVLLWLNPASADQVLEA